The Victivallis sp. Marseille-Q1083 DNA window TGTCCGAAATTATCCCAGCCGCCTTATGTCTGCAACGGCTGTCCGGATGAATTCAAGTGCGTATTGAGGAAGCAATACTACCTTGCGTCTTCGCACGAATATCGTCAGTTACTGATTGAGTCAAGGAACGGCGCCAATCTCACCGAGGCCGAGCGAGCTGCGCTAAGCAATATCATTCATGACGGTACGCAAAACGGACAGTCTGTCCATCATATCGTGGTTTCCAACCCGGATCGTTTCACCGTTTACGAAAAAACGGTGTACCGCTATATCAACGCGGGAATCATCCGGACCAAGCGGGGGAGATATGCCGAGATCATGCAGTATGAAACCGCGCAAGCGAAAGCCGATTGAACACAAGGTCGATACCAGATGCAGGATAGACAGAACATATGACGACTTCAAAAAGTACAATGAAGAGCACCCGGATTCTCCGGTTGTGGAAATGGACAGCGTGCCAGGCAAAGTCCTGCTTACGATTCAACCTTCGCAAAATGATCCCCAAAGGGAGAGATTTGGAACACTTCAGGCAAGAAGACATCAATACAGTGGTGTCGCATATCAATAGCCTTGCCAGGAGGAGCCTCAACGACGTATCGGCAACCATACTCTTCAAAAAGCTTTACGGAAAGGAGATTTTGGTCAAGCTGGGCATTGAACACATCTGTGAAAAGACGATTCATTTATTGCCCGATTTGATCGCTAACCTGAATGTTGCATGAAACTTTCGAATCGTCGAGAAATGTTCAGAAGATTCGGAAGTTTTTATTTTCAGAGTCGGATATTGTCGTTTTTTTGCAAATTGAGCATATTCCCCCTTTCCCCCGTTGTTGTTCGGCGAGCCGGGGACAGCTCTCCAAGGTTTTATTCCCAAGCGATGATTTTCGCAGCGATCAAGCGGAGGAGTTCCTGATTTGGACAAGCACTTGAAAGAGCAACATAAATTTTTCTGGTATTCCGCCGAATAATGGCACCGATTTTCACCAGGTATAAGCGAATGCTGCCG harbors:
- a CDS encoding helix-turn-helix domain-containing protein, translated to MAHLTESDRLKIEAWLHRRRSLQQIARQLGKSRTTISREVLKHRQASEKGASGRISNRCIHRLNCDVWHLCSGRRCRRRCSACRICNHVCPGFHEEICPKLSQPPYVCNGCPDEFKCVLRKQYYLASSHEYRQLLIESRNGANLTEAERAALSNIIHDGTQNGQSVHHIVVSNPDRFTVYEKTVYRYINAGIIRTKRGRYAEIMQYETAQAKAD